The nucleotide sequence TTTCTGGATGGCGCGCCGCCCGCACTACAGCAGGCGGCAGCAAAGCTGTGAATGTAAGCGCGCCAAAGCACCCCCGAAAGCGCCGCGCCTCACAAACCTGCTGCTTAGCCCCCCACCAGCGCGCTGACGCCACCATCTACCGCCATCCACTGCCCGGTGATGTGCTTGCCCGCATCACTCGCGTACAGCAGTGTCAGGCCCTTGAGGTCTTCATCGTCGCCCAGGCGGCGCAGCGGTGCGTGGGACTTCATGGTGTCCTCGCCCAGCGTCTCGATCAGCACCGCCGCCATCTTGGTCTTGAAAAAACCGGGGCAGATGGCGTTCACCGTGATGCCGTGCTCGCCCCACTCACCGGCCAGCGCGCGCGTGAAGTTGATGACCGCGCCCTTGGAGGTGTTGTAGGCAATCGTCTTCATGCCCGAGGGGTTACCGCCCAGACCGGCAATCGATGCCAGATTGATGATGCGGCCGCTTTTGCGCTCCAGCATGGACAGGCGGGCAATCTGCTGACTCAGCAGAAAATAGCCGCGCACGTTCAGGTTCATCACCTTGTCCCAGGCCGATGTGGGATGGTCTTCGGCGGGCGAGCCCCAGCTGGCGCCAGCGTTGTTGATGAGAATGTCCACATGCCCCAGGCGCTGCACGGCATCCTTGGCCAACCGTTCAATATCGGCCTCGTCGGCGCAATCAGCCGCTATCCAGTCAGCCTCAATGCCTGCGGCCTTCAGTTCAGCGGCTGCTGCTTCCAGGTCTTTGGCCTTGCGCGATGTCAGCAGAACTCTGGCACCGGCCTCGCCCAGCGCATGTGCCATCTGCAGGCCCAGCCCGCGTGAGCCACCGGTTACCAGGGCCGTCTTGCCCGTCAGGTCGAAAAGTTGCTGCACCGTACGTGTCATTGCCATGTCTCCTGCTTGTTGGTTTTGAAGCCCAAGGCTACGGGCCGTCGCCCAAGCCACTGCCAAAGGATTGTGCGGGGGCCTCTGACATGCCCTTGTCACCTGCGTGTCGACGCTGTCGCACAGGTTCCAATTCTGAAATCAGTCTGCAAACAGCGACAGCGTGCCGCCCCAGGCAGCGCCCTCAATCTCCAGCATCTGCAGCTTGGTGATGGTGCCCTGCCCGCCCGAAAAGCCGCCCGCAGCCCTGCCTGCAGCGAGCACGCGGTGGCAGGGAACAATCGGCGCAAAGGGGTTGGCACTCAGCGCCTGCCCCACGGCCCGGGCAGAACCCGGCTGGCCCAGCGCTGCAGCCACCTCGCCGTAAGTGCTGGTCTGCCCCGCACGCAATGAGCGGGTAAAGGCATAGACCCGCGAATGAAACGCTGGCACCGCAAATTCATCCATCTCAATGCAGTCCAGCGCCGCGCTATCGCTACCGGGCACGCTGTGGCGTAAATCGCCCAGCACCGCTTCACCCACCTGCAGCGCTGTCAGCTGCGTCCAGTTTTCCTCTGCCTGCGTCTTTTTGCCCGCCAGCATGTGCTGCACAGCCGCTATGGCCTGGCGCACAAATGCAGGCAAATCCTGCGCAACAGCCACTTGCGTATAAAGCGCTACCCCACGCTGCGGCTGCAACACATGGCGCTTGTGCAAGCCCAGCAGCATGCGCTCCCGCGTCTCGCCAGGGGTGGCTTCAGGCAACTGGGTGGCCACCACAGCCTGCGCATGCCAGGCAATGGCACAGACGCCAATGCGCGTAACAAACAAGGCGTGACCGGGAAATGGCAGTGATTCAGCACTCATGCCGTCCGAGTCTATGGCTTCATCATGAAAAAACAATGCGCGCCATCAATTTTCAAATAACTGTACAAACAAACAGCAAATTACTGTACATTTACACAGTCTCAACACTGTGAACTACGGACATGCAAGAAGCCACTTTCACCGTTTCCCTCTGCGACTACCCCGAACTGCCT is from Comamonas fluminis and encodes:
- a CDS encoding SDR family oxidoreductase, with protein sequence MTRTVQQLFDLTGKTALVTGGSRGLGLQMAHALGEAGARVLLTSRKAKDLEAAAAELKAAGIEADWIAADCADEADIERLAKDAVQRLGHVDILINNAGASWGSPAEDHPTSAWDKVMNLNVRGYFLLSQQIARLSMLERKSGRIINLASIAGLGGNPSGMKTIAYNTSKGAVINFTRALAGEWGEHGITVNAICPGFFKTKMAAVLIETLGEDTMKSHAPLRRLGDDEDLKGLTLLYASDAGKHITGQWMAVDGGVSALVGG
- a CDS encoding methylated-DNA--[protein]-cysteine S-methyltransferase, whose product is MSAESLPFPGHALFVTRIGVCAIAWHAQAVVATQLPEATPGETRERMLLGLHKRHVLQPQRGVALYTQVAVAQDLPAFVRQAIAAVQHMLAGKKTQAEENWTQLTALQVGEAVLGDLRHSVPGSDSAALDCIEMDEFAVPAFHSRVYAFTRSLRAGQTSTYGEVAAALGQPGSARAVGQALSANPFAPIVPCHRVLAAGRAAGGFSGGQGTITKLQMLEIEGAAWGGTLSLFAD